The following are encoded in a window of Pseudomonas graminis genomic DNA:
- a CDS encoding DnaT-like ssDNA-binding protein, which translates to MLIIEDGAGVPEAESYASAAELGVYAGKFGVTVPVEEAAQEALLRRAALVMEGMNWKGKKTSSDQALAWPRRGVELDRAIQADNYLPVRIKCGQMALAAEIHADDIDPIEQRKGAVTKEKVDGAVERDYAVINTTSPRLTAAAPDRPSVTQFADYLLRRGLFAVRA; encoded by the coding sequence ATGCTCATCATTGAAGACGGCGCCGGTGTGCCGGAGGCGGAGAGCTATGCCTCGGCGGCTGAACTGGGTGTCTACGCTGGAAAGTTTGGCGTGACCGTACCGGTGGAGGAGGCTGCCCAAGAGGCGCTTTTGCGTCGGGCCGCTTTGGTGATGGAGGGCATGAACTGGAAGGGCAAGAAGACGTCAAGCGATCAGGCTCTGGCCTGGCCCCGGCGCGGTGTCGAGCTGGATCGGGCGATCCAAGCGGACAACTACCTGCCAGTCCGGATCAAGTGCGGGCAGATGGCACTGGCCGCTGAGATCCATGCCGACGATATCGACCCAATCGAGCAGCGCAAAGGCGCGGTAACGAAGGAGAAGGTCGACGGCGCTGTTGAGCGTGACTACGCCGTGATCAACACCACCAGCCCAAGGCTCACGGCGGCTGCGCCGGATCGGCCCAGCGTTACGCAGTTTGCTGATTACCTTCTCAGGCGTGGGCTTTTCGCTGTTCGGGCCTAG
- a CDS encoding major capsid protein: MATTVNTDMIVYNDLAQTAYLERIQDVIDVFNASSNGALVLDNELIEGDLRKRAFYKLGGAIAHRDVNSTAVVAGQKIGSGEVVGVKVPFKYGPYETTEEAFKRRARSPEEFSELVGQDYADAVLEGYIQYAMAALKAAIGANPNMVASASFATDGKKALTKGMRKFGDRFGRIALWTMDSATYFDMVDQAITEKVYEEAGVVIYGGQPGTMGKPVLVSDTIPAETIFGLQAGAIKITESQAPGFRSYNIDNQENLAMGFRAEGTFNLDLLGYSWKDSTGGVNPNLASVGSGANWTKYATSDKVTAGVLIDLSAPQAGGGE; the protein is encoded by the coding sequence ATGGCGACCACCGTCAACACGGACATGATCGTTTACAACGACCTTGCCCAAACCGCGTACCTGGAGCGCATTCAGGATGTCATCGATGTGTTCAACGCATCCTCCAACGGAGCGCTGGTGCTCGACAACGAGCTGATCGAGGGCGATCTGCGCAAGCGCGCGTTTTACAAACTCGGCGGCGCGATTGCGCACCGTGATGTGAACTCGACTGCGGTGGTCGCCGGCCAGAAGATTGGTTCCGGGGAAGTCGTCGGCGTGAAAGTCCCGTTCAAATACGGCCCGTATGAAACAACCGAAGAGGCGTTCAAGCGCCGGGCTCGTTCGCCGGAAGAGTTCTCGGAGCTGGTCGGCCAGGACTACGCCGACGCGGTGCTGGAAGGCTACATTCAGTACGCCATGGCCGCGCTGAAAGCCGCCATCGGCGCAAACCCCAACATGGTTGCCTCGGCCAGCTTCGCAACGGACGGCAAGAAAGCGCTCACCAAGGGCATGCGCAAATTCGGTGACCGCTTCGGCCGCATAGCACTGTGGACGATGGATTCGGCGACTTACTTCGACATGGTCGACCAGGCTATCACCGAGAAGGTGTACGAAGAGGCGGGCGTGGTCATCTATGGCGGCCAGCCGGGCACCATGGGCAAGCCAGTTCTGGTGTCCGACACCATCCCGGCCGAAACCATCTTTGGCTTGCAAGCTGGGGCGATCAAGATCACCGAATCCCAGGCGCCTGGCTTCCGCTCGTACAACATCGACAATCAGGAAAACCTGGCGATGGGCTTCCGCGCTGAAGGCACCTTCAACCTCGATCTGCTGGGTTACAGCTGGAAAGACTCCACTGGTGGGGTGAACCCGAATCTGGCCTCCGTCGGCAGCGGCGCCAACTGGACCAAGTACGCGACAAGCGACAAGGTCACGGCCGGCGTTCTCATCGATCTGTCCGCCCCGCAAGCAGGCGGAGGCGAATAA
- a CDS encoding phage minor head protein, translated as MAANQAILDATLRHAVFLEQLKSGEVGKFAPFLKEIDRSLRDRLSRADLTEYTVARLERLLKEVDSLLLGIFGRFSEQLHLDLVDIASYEAQFEATSLTRAAPPSITFDAALPGTAAIRAAILTNPLSVRGADGGKLLSSFIEGFTSTERQRLTGAIRQGFFEGQTNLQIIKNIRGTKALNYNDGILATTHRNAGSVVRTAVQHVASQARMETLKANSDVVLAVEWVSMLDSKTTAQCRTLDGRRFKLAEGPRPPIHINCRSTVAAITRFSVLLSKDGTRASIGGSGAQQVRADLSYYEWLVLQPAAFQDKAIGPVRARLLRDGGLSVERFSELQLGRNFSPLTLQQMKALEPIAFERANIR; from the coding sequence ATGGCCGCCAATCAAGCGATCCTTGACGCGACCTTGCGGCATGCGGTCTTCCTGGAGCAACTGAAGTCAGGCGAGGTGGGGAAGTTTGCGCCGTTCCTGAAAGAGATCGATCGCAGTCTCCGCGACCGCCTGAGCAGAGCCGATCTGACCGAGTACACGGTGGCACGCCTTGAACGTTTGTTGAAGGAAGTCGACAGCCTGTTGCTCGGCATTTTCGGACGGTTCAGCGAGCAGTTGCATCTCGACCTGGTGGATATCGCCAGCTACGAGGCGCAGTTTGAAGCGACCAGCCTGACGAGGGCTGCGCCGCCGAGCATCACCTTCGATGCTGCGTTGCCCGGAACTGCGGCAATTCGCGCGGCCATCCTCACCAACCCACTGAGCGTGCGCGGCGCGGACGGCGGCAAGCTGCTCAGCTCATTTATCGAAGGCTTCACCTCTACGGAACGGCAACGCCTGACCGGTGCAATCAGGCAGGGCTTCTTCGAAGGCCAGACCAACCTTCAGATCATCAAGAACATCCGCGGCACCAAGGCGCTCAACTACAACGACGGCATCCTCGCCACGACTCATCGCAATGCCGGTTCGGTTGTCCGCACGGCGGTCCAGCACGTCGCCTCCCAGGCGCGGATGGAGACGCTGAAGGCTAACAGCGACGTGGTGCTGGCGGTGGAGTGGGTCAGCATGCTTGACTCGAAAACCACCGCCCAGTGCAGGACGCTGGATGGCCGACGCTTCAAGCTGGCAGAGGGGCCTCGGCCGCCGATCCACATCAACTGCCGGTCCACGGTGGCGGCGATCACCCGATTCAGCGTGTTGCTTTCCAAGGACGGCACGCGGGCCTCGATCGGTGGCAGCGGTGCGCAGCAGGTCAGGGCTGACCTTAGCTATTACGAATGGCTGGTGCTGCAGCCGGCCGCGTTTCAGGACAAGGCGATTGGGCCGGTGCGAGCAAGGCTGTTGCGCGATGGGGGGCTCAGTGTCGAGCGGTTCTCCGAGCTGCAGCTGGGCCGAAATTTCTCACCGCTGACACTTCAGCAGATGAAGGCGCTGGAGCCGATAGCGTTCGAGCGCGCAAACATTCGATGA
- a CDS encoding DUF4055 domain-containing protein: protein MANDVTFTRPEYDAAKSRWRLVRDVCKGSETIKAAGELYLPRPNAHDLSDENKERYKGYKARAVFFNATGRTKHSLVGAVFRTWPTLTLPGALDYVSRDIDGQGVSIYQQSQSVIGHLLEVGRHGLLVDYAAVEAGTVSRADEIAGRARSSVSSYPAEAIRNWKTRRVGGQHLLSLVVLRETVDVDTEDGFGSEQVTQYRVLRLDAAGIYTQEIWQQGKSATELVTPPFAPLNGSGLPWTVIPFQFLGSENNDTSIDDSPLYDMAEVNIGHYRNSADYEDAAFLMGQPQVFMAGLDEQWVKLLEEKGIYFGSRAILPLPANGSAGILQAQANTMIKEAMDAKEEQLVALGARLIERGSAVKTATQADSDSAAEHSVLSLVVNNVSEGYTQCLAWMVEFTGATGEAEYKLNQDFTQISLDANIMAGLFNAVQGGRLPVTDFWQYLRDRGVINPEKDDDQIRDELQTDATGLNLDDETGVKADGRQSSDP from the coding sequence ATGGCTAACGACGTCACCTTCACTCGCCCGGAGTACGACGCGGCGAAGAGCCGCTGGCGGCTGGTGCGTGACGTGTGCAAAGGCTCGGAAACCATTAAGGCGGCTGGCGAGCTGTATCTGCCCAGGCCCAACGCCCACGACCTCAGCGACGAGAACAAGGAGCGGTACAAGGGCTACAAGGCGCGCGCGGTGTTCTTCAACGCCACCGGCCGCACCAAACACAGCCTGGTCGGCGCCGTATTCCGGACGTGGCCAACGCTGACCCTGCCGGGCGCGCTCGACTACGTTTCCCGGGATATCGACGGGCAGGGCGTCAGCATCTACCAGCAGTCCCAGTCGGTGATCGGGCATCTGCTGGAGGTGGGACGCCATGGCCTGTTGGTGGACTACGCCGCTGTCGAGGCTGGCACCGTCAGCCGGGCCGATGAAATCGCCGGTCGCGCCCGATCAAGCGTCAGCAGCTACCCGGCCGAGGCCATCCGAAACTGGAAGACCCGTCGGGTGGGTGGGCAGCATCTGCTGAGTCTCGTGGTGCTGCGCGAAACCGTAGACGTCGACACCGAGGACGGTTTTGGCAGTGAGCAGGTGACCCAATACCGCGTGCTCCGGCTCGACGCAGCGGGGATCTACACGCAGGAGATCTGGCAGCAGGGGAAATCGGCGACGGAGCTGGTCACGCCGCCCTTCGCGCCGCTGAACGGGTCAGGCTTGCCGTGGACGGTGATCCCGTTTCAGTTCCTCGGGAGCGAGAACAACGACACCAGCATTGACGATTCGCCGCTGTATGACATGGCCGAGGTCAACATCGGTCATTACCGCAACAGCGCCGATTACGAGGACGCGGCGTTCTTGATGGGCCAGCCTCAGGTGTTCATGGCCGGACTGGACGAGCAGTGGGTCAAGCTGCTGGAAGAGAAGGGCATCTACTTCGGCTCCCGGGCGATCCTGCCACTGCCGGCGAATGGCTCGGCGGGCATTCTGCAGGCCCAGGCCAACACCATGATCAAAGAGGCCATGGACGCCAAGGAAGAGCAGCTCGTCGCCCTCGGCGCGCGGCTGATCGAGCGTGGTAGCGCGGTGAAAACCGCCACCCAAGCCGACAGCGACAGTGCCGCCGAACACAGCGTGCTTTCGCTGGTGGTCAACAACGTCAGCGAGGGTTACACGCAGTGCCTGGCGTGGATGGTTGAGTTCACCGGTGCAACTGGCGAGGCCGAGTACAAGCTGAATCAGGATTTCACCCAGATCAGCCTCGACGCCAACATCATGGCCGGGCTGTTTAACGCCGTGCAGGGCGGCCGCCTGCCGGTGACCGACTTCTGGCAATACCTGCGCGATCGCGGTGTTATCAATCCCGAGAAGGATGACGACCAGATCCGCGATGAGCTGCAGACCGATGCCACCGGTTTGAATCTGGATGACGAGACTGGGGTGAAAGCTGATGGCCGCCAATCAAGCGATCCTTGA
- a CDS encoding terminase large subunit domain-containing protein → MPSLNVPQADFLQLPHKFRGFVAGFGSGKTWVGCAALCKHVWEWPGINSGYFAPTYPQIRDIFFPTIEEVAYDWGLKVRTKESDKEVDFYSGRQYRSTTICRSMEKPQTIVGFKIGHALVDELDVLPSLKAQHAWRKIIARMRYNVPGLKNGVDVTTTPEGFKFVFQQFVKQLREKPALTSMYGLVQASTFDNELNLPDDYIPSLMESYPEQLIRAYLNGQFVNLTSGSIYHAYDRKMNQCFDTVQAGEPLFIGMDFNVGKMAAITHVKRDQGMPRAVDEFTNGYDTPDMIKRIKERYWRYNGNTFEKTCEIRIYPDASGDSRKSVNASLTDIAMLKQAGFTVIAPAANPPVKDRINAMNAMFCNAQGERRYQVNPFTCPTYADGLEQQIWAPNGEPDKSQGNDHANDAGGYFIHKDFPIIKPVTTLNMGFAR, encoded by the coding sequence GTGTGGGAATGGCCGGGCATCAACTCTGGGTATTTCGCGCCGACCTACCCGCAGATCCGAGACATCTTCTTCCCGACCATTGAAGAAGTGGCCTACGACTGGGGCCTCAAAGTACGGACCAAGGAAAGCGACAAAGAGGTCGATTTCTACAGCGGCAGGCAGTACCGCAGCACAACGATCTGCCGGTCGATGGAGAAGCCGCAAACCATCGTTGGCTTCAAGATCGGTCATGCGCTGGTCGATGAGCTCGATGTGTTGCCGTCGCTCAAGGCGCAGCACGCCTGGCGCAAGATCATCGCGCGGATGCGCTACAACGTGCCCGGGCTAAAGAATGGCGTCGATGTCACGACGACGCCGGAAGGCTTCAAGTTCGTGTTCCAGCAGTTCGTCAAACAGCTCCGCGAGAAGCCGGCGCTGACCAGCATGTACGGCCTGGTGCAAGCGAGCACGTTCGACAACGAGTTGAACCTGCCAGACGACTACATACCGTCGTTGATGGAGTCTTACCCGGAGCAGTTGATCCGGGCCTATCTGAACGGTCAGTTCGTCAACCTGACGTCCGGGTCGATCTACCACGCGTACGACCGCAAGATGAACCAATGCTTCGACACGGTCCAGGCGGGCGAGCCGCTGTTCATCGGCATGGACTTCAACGTTGGCAAGATGGCAGCGATCACCCACGTGAAGCGCGATCAGGGCATGCCCCGCGCGGTCGACGAGTTCACCAACGGTTACGACACGCCGGACATGATCAAGCGTATCAAGGAGCGGTACTGGCGGTACAACGGCAACACGTTTGAAAAGACCTGTGAGATTCGGATTTACCCGGACGCGTCGGGCGACTCGCGCAAGTCGGTGAACGCCAGCCTCACCGATATCGCCATGCTCAAGCAGGCGGGGTTCACGGTCATCGCGCCGGCCGCTAACCCGCCGGTGAAGGACCGCATCAACGCGATGAACGCCATGTTCTGCAACGCCCAGGGCGAGCGTCGTTACCAGGTCAACCCCTTCACGTGCCCGACGTACGCCGATGGCCTTGAGCAGCAGATCTGGGCGCCAAACGGCGAACCCGATAAGAGCCAGGGCAACGACCACGCGAACGACGCGGGCGGCTACTTCATTCACAAAGACTTCCCGATCATTAAACCGGTCACCACCTTGAACATGGGGTTCGCGCGCTGA